The Heteronotia binoei isolate CCM8104 ecotype False Entrance Well chromosome 14, APGP_CSIRO_Hbin_v1, whole genome shotgun sequence genome has a window encoding:
- the LOC132582157 gene encoding protocadherin beta-16-like isoform X9, producing the protein MDGSFRMRKGLYLLFLFFLSGVMCISIRYSLPEEKKSGSLVANVLKDLKLGPGELSSRRAQLVSKSNKQYFQLDSRSGNLFVNEKIDREALCGKVEPCLLLSEIVLQNPLTIYVIEIQIKDVNDNSPKFSKKEFELAIPENVPTNTRFPLETAQDTDLSENSIQNYTLSINGNFKLDAQSNEFGSKYVDLVLEKPLDREKEAQFQLTLTAVDGGVPQRTGTIQIHINVLDINDNFPQFTQSEYKVKLKENSPRGTLVSKVEAKDLDFGSNAEITYSFHRAPENIEYLFYLHQTTGEITVLSPMDYEKEANYQIDIKAKDGGGLSGHCKVMVEIEDENDNAPEISVITITSPLAEDSPLDTLVVLFSVNDQDSGDNGRTSCSVEMNLPFLLKTTVNNYYQLVTQKPLDREKVPEYNITITATDRGSPRLVSTRMISVEISDVNDNSPVFEKSKYEMQVWENNIPGLLMGSVHAIDLDVEQNAKVAYSLVPGNASGAPAASSVSINSETGNLYVLRSLDYEQIKEFQVTVRASDGGSPSLSSEVVVRIVILDENDNAPFFLYPLQNSTSPCNELVPKSVEAGYLVAKVVAVDGDSGQNSWLSYELLKATDPGLFSIGAQNGEVKTRRPLTERDTNKQRLIILVRDNGHPPQTSTATLNILPVDGFSDPYLNIASVSQEASEEDGSLTMYLVICLAAVSFVFLICIIVFVVIKIYKKESSFITALPQFPPALPEIPETGVDSQNGSLSRTYQYDVCLTGGSLSSEFRFLRPLIPVFSMGNPNISENHRISSVSQETPEQVEGQKQREHARGAVSEDAAARSGGPSCTGNQPITANANIGQNDWLSYQ; encoded by the coding sequence ATGGATGGTAGCTTCAGGATGAGAAAAGGTCTGTATCTTTTGTTCTTATTCTTTCTGTCTGGAGTGATGTGTATCTCAATTCGCTATTCTTTGCCTGAAGAGAAGAAAAGTGGGTCTCTGGTGGCTAATGTGCTGAAGGATTTGAAACTGGGACCAGGGGAGCTGTCTTCTCGAAGAGCCCAGCTGGTTTCCAAAAGCAATAAGCAATATTTCCAGCTGGATAGCCGTTCTGGGAATCTGTTTGTAAATGAAAAAATAGACAGAGAAGCTTTGTGTGGCAAGGTGGAGCCTTGCTTACTGTTGTCTGAAATAGTGCTCCAGAACCCCTTAACGATCTACGTTATAGAGATCCAGATAAAAGATGTGAATGACAATTCTCCCAAATTCTCTAAGAAAGAATTTGAATTAGCAATTCCTGAGAATGTCCCTACAAATACCAGATTTCCTTTGGAAACTGCCCAAGATACAGACTTGAGTGAAAACAGTATCCAGAACTACACACTCAGTATCAATGGGAATTTCAAATTGGATGCACAAAGTAATGAGTTTGGGAGCAAATATGTGGACCTTGTTTTGGAAAAACCACTAGACAGGGAGAAAGAAGCTCAGTTTCAGTTGACTCTCACAGCTGTAGATGGAGGGGTACCCCAGAGAACAGGCACTATTCAAATACATATTAATGTTCTGGACATCAATGACAACTTCCCACAGTTTACACAATCTGAATATAAAGTGAAGTTAAAGGAAAACAGCCCTCGTGGTACTCTGGTGTCTAAAGTAGAAGCCAAAGATTTAGATTTTGGTTCAAATGCAGAGATCACCTACTCATTTCATCGGGCACCTGAAAATATAGAATATTTGTTCTACTTGCATCAAACAACTGGAGAAATCACCGTTTTGAGTCCAATGGACTATGAAAAGGAAGCCAACTATCAGATTGACATTAAAGCAAAAGATGGAGGGGGCCTTTCAGGCCACTGCAAGGTCATGGTTGAAATTGAGGATGAGAATGACAATGCACCTGAGATATCAGTCATAACCATCACCAGTCCTTTGGCAGAAGACTCCCCGTTAGATACACTGGTTGTGCTCTTCAGTGTCAATGACCAGGACTCGGGAGACAATGGAAGAACATCCTGCTCTGTGGAGATGAATTTGCCCTTTCTGTTAAAAACTACTGTGAATAATTATTATCAACTGGTGACCCAAAAGCCACTGGATAGAGAGAAGGTCCCTGAGTATAACATCACCATCACAGCTACTGATCGGGGCTCTCCCAGACTTGTTTCCACTAGAATGATTAGTGTTGAGATCTCTGATGTCAATGACAACTCTCCAGTGTTTGAGAAGTCCAAGTATGAAATGCAAGTGTGGGAAAACAATATCCCAGGCCTGCTGATGGGTTCAGTCCATGCTATTGATCTGGACGTGGAGCAGAATGCCAAGGTGGCCTATTCTCTAGTGCCTGGAAATGCCAGTGGTGCTCCTGCGGCCTCTTCTGTTTCCATCAACTCAGAGACTGGGAATCTGTATGTCCTGCGATCTCTGGATTATGAGCAGATCAAGGAATTCCAAGTGACAGTGAGGGCTTCAGATGGGGGTTCTCCTTCGCTGAGCTCAGAAGTTGTTGTTCGAATTGTTATCCTGGATGAAAATGACAATGCTCCCTTCTTCCTCTACCCACTTCAGAACAGCACCTCCCCCTGCAATGAGCTGGTTCCCAAGTCAGTGGAGGCCGGTTACCTGGTTGCCAAAGTGGTGGCTGTGGATGGGGATTCGGGTCAGAACTCCTGGCTGTCCTATGAATTGCTGAAGGCCACAGATCCTGGCCTTTTCAGCATAGGAGCCCAGAATGGGGAAGTGAAGACCAGGAGACCACTGACAGAGCGAGATACAAACAAGCAGAGGCTGATTATCCTGGTGAGAGACAACGGCCACCCTCCCCAGACCAGCACAGCAACCCTGAATATACTTCCTGTGGATGGCTTTTCAGATCCTTATCTGAATATTGCAAGTGTCAGTCAGGAAGCCAGTGAAGAAGATGGTTCCTTGACTATGTACCTGGTGATCTGCTTGGCTGCAGTGtcctttgtgttcctgatctGCATCATTGTGTTTGTTGTCATCAAAATATACAAGAAAGAGTCCAGTTTTATCACTGCTCTTCCTCAGTTCCCACCTGCCTTACCTGAGATCCCAGAAACTGGTGTGGATTCTCAGAATGGATCCCTTTCCCGGACTTACCAATATGATGTTTGCCTAACTGGTGGATCACTAAGCAGCGAGTTCAGGTTCCTTAGGCCTCTCATTCCTGTTTTCTCTATGGGGAACCCAAATATTTCTGAGAATCACAGGATTTCTTCTGTTTCTCAAGAGACTCCTGAGCAGGTAGAGGGCCAAAAACAAAGAGAACAC